Proteins from one Rhinolophus ferrumequinum isolate MPI-CBG mRhiFer1 chromosome 15 unlocalized genomic scaffold, mRhiFer1_v1.p scaffold_54_arrow_ctg1_1, whole genome shotgun sequence genomic window:
- the NAA60 gene encoding N-alpha-acetyltransferase 60 isoform X1: protein MTEVVPSSALSEVSLRLLCHDDIDTVKHLCGDWFPIEYPDSWYRDITSNKKFFSLAATYRGAIVGMIVAEIKSRTKIHKEDGDILASNFSVDTQVAYILSLGVVKEFRKHGIGSLLLETLKDHISTTAQDHCKAIYLHVLTTNNTAINFYENRDFKQHHYLPYYYSIRGVLKDGFTYVLYINGGHPPWTILDYIQHLGSALANLSPCSIPHRIYRQAHSLLCSFLPWSSISTKGGIEYSRTM from the exons ATGACAGAGGTGGTGCCGTCCAGCGCCCTCAGCGAGGTCAGCCTGCGCCTCCTCTGCCACGATGACATAGACACCGTGAAGCATCTGTGTGGTGACTGGTTCCCCATCGA GTACCCAGACTCATGGTATCGTGACATCACCTCCAACAAGAAGTTCTTTTCCCTCGCTGCGACCTACAGGGGCGCCATCGTGGGAATGATAGTAGCTGAAATAAAAAGTAGGACCAAGATCCACAAGGAG GATGGAGATATTCTAGCCTCCAACTTCTCTGTTGACACACAAGTTGCATACATTCTAAGTCTGGGAGTAGTGAAGGAATTCCGAAAGCACGGCATCG GTTCCCTTTTACTTGAGACTTTAAAGGATCACATATCCACCACCGCCCAGGACCACTGCAAAGCCATCTACCTGCACGTCCTCACCACTAACAACACAGCAATAAACTTTTACGAAAACAGAGACTTTAAGCAGCACCACTATCTCCCCTACTACTACTCCATCCGTGGGGTCCTCAAAGATGGCTTCACCTACGTCCTCTACATCAATGGTGGCCACCCTCCTTGGACCATCCT GGACTACATCCAGCACTTGGGCTCTGCGCTAGCAAACCTGAGCCCCTGCTCCATCCCGCACAGGATCTACCGCCAGGCCCACAGCCTGCTCTGCAGCTTCCTGCCATGGTCGAGCATCTCCACCAAGGGCGGCATCGAGTACAGCCGGACCATGTGA
- the NAA60 gene encoding N-alpha-acetyltransferase 60 isoform X2 yields the protein MTEVVPSSALSEVSLRLLCHDDIDTVKHLCGDWFPIEYPDSWYRDITSNKKFFSLAATYRGAIVGMIVAEIKSRTKIHKEDGDILASNFSVDTQVAYILSLGVVKEFRKHGIGSLLLETLKDHISTTAQDHCKAIYLHVLTTNNTAINFYENRDFKQHHYLPYYYSIRGVLKDGFTYVLYINGGHPPWTILYPFLLSDGVVGRSWYACV from the exons ATGACAGAGGTGGTGCCGTCCAGCGCCCTCAGCGAGGTCAGCCTGCGCCTCCTCTGCCACGATGACATAGACACCGTGAAGCATCTGTGTGGTGACTGGTTCCCCATCGA GTACCCAGACTCATGGTATCGTGACATCACCTCCAACAAGAAGTTCTTTTCCCTCGCTGCGACCTACAGGGGCGCCATCGTGGGAATGATAGTAGCTGAAATAAAAAGTAGGACCAAGATCCACAAGGAG GATGGAGATATTCTAGCCTCCAACTTCTCTGTTGACACACAAGTTGCATACATTCTAAGTCTGGGAGTAGTGAAGGAATTCCGAAAGCACGGCATCG GTTCCCTTTTACTTGAGACTTTAAAGGATCACATATCCACCACCGCCCAGGACCACTGCAAAGCCATCTACCTGCACGTCCTCACCACTAACAACACAGCAATAAACTTTTACGAAAACAGAGACTTTAAGCAGCACCACTATCTCCCCTACTACTACTCCATCCGTGGGGTCCTCAAAGATGGCTTCACCTACGTCCTCTACATCAATGGTGGCCACCCTCCTTGGACCATCCTATATCCTTTTCTTCTCAGTG ATGGTGTTGTGGGGAGATCCTGGTATGCGTGTGTTTAG
- the C15H16orf90 gene encoding uncharacterized protein C16orf90 homolog isoform X2, translated as MEALVYAVSWARGPPSNPRTPPNIYEGGLGSQQLQCPSAQESKPKNFRLRHLRGLALYLPGHIQPAGQCESHWLGRLMAGGCLPQPTGWPLDLPQGILSPPNSHHSAILEAQLPRESLGKTASSSSMDPAKGVPFQPGPPEGLGVRPKRSWGASEESPCPLCKRTRSGAVERL; from the exons ATGGAAGCCTTGGTCT ATGCAGTGAGCTGGGCCCGAGGACCCCCCAGTAACCCCCGTACGCCACCCAACATCTACGAGGGAGGGCTGGGGTCCCAGCAGCTGCAGTGCCCCAGTGCCCAGGAAAGCAAGCCCAAGAACTTCAGGCTACGGCACCTCCGGGGCCTGGCGCTCTACCTGCCGGGCCACATTCAGCCCGCTGGCCAGTGCGAGAGCCACTGGTTGGGCCGGCTTATGGCTGGGGGCTGCCTCCCACAACCCACAGGCTGGCCCCTGGATCTACCACAGGGGATTCTGAGCCCACCTAACAGCCATCACTCAGCCATTCTGGAAGCTCAACTGCCCAGGGAAAGCCTGGGCAAAACAG CTTCCAGTTCCAGCATGGACCCAGCCAAAGGTGTCCCCTTCCAGCCTGGTCCCCCTGAAGGCTTGGGGGTCAGGCCCAAGAGGTCTTGGGGGGCCTCAGAGGAGTCCCCCTGTCCCTTGTGCAAGAGAACCCGCTCTGGAGCTGTAGAGAGGCTGTAG
- the C15H16orf90 gene encoding uncharacterized protein C16orf90 homolog isoform X1, with the protein MEALVCAFSELRIREDAVSWARGPPSNPRTPPNIYEGGLGSQQLQCPSAQESKPKNFRLRHLRGLALYLPGHIQPAGQCESHWLGRLMAGGCLPQPTGWPLDLPQGILSPPNSHHSAILEAQLPRESLGKTASSSSMDPAKGVPFQPGPPEGLGVRPKRSWGASEESPCPLCKRTRSGAVERL; encoded by the exons ATGGAAGCCTTGGTCTGTGCGTTCTCTGAGCTGCGCATAAGAGAAG ATGCAGTGAGCTGGGCCCGAGGACCCCCCAGTAACCCCCGTACGCCACCCAACATCTACGAGGGAGGGCTGGGGTCCCAGCAGCTGCAGTGCCCCAGTGCCCAGGAAAGCAAGCCCAAGAACTTCAGGCTACGGCACCTCCGGGGCCTGGCGCTCTACCTGCCGGGCCACATTCAGCCCGCTGGCCAGTGCGAGAGCCACTGGTTGGGCCGGCTTATGGCTGGGGGCTGCCTCCCACAACCCACAGGCTGGCCCCTGGATCTACCACAGGGGATTCTGAGCCCACCTAACAGCCATCACTCAGCCATTCTGGAAGCTCAACTGCCCAGGGAAAGCCTGGGCAAAACAG CTTCCAGTTCCAGCATGGACCCAGCCAAAGGTGTCCCCTTCCAGCCTGGTCCCCCTGAAGGCTTGGGGGTCAGGCCCAAGAGGTCTTGGGGGGCCTCAGAGGAGTCCCCCTGTCCCTTGTGCAAGAGAACCCGCTCTGGAGCTGTAGAGAGGCTGTAG